A region of Shewanella psychromarinicola DNA encodes the following proteins:
- a CDS encoding M24 family metallopeptidase, producing the protein MTMGVGGASPQQALATLANMTDGMAAISDDEFTQRIQYAQRLMTQHGLDAIYVNAGTNLYYFTGTSWFASERMVGAIIPAVGEVQYIAPAFELDTLQGYMIIKGRVNTWHEDESPFQLFADVLVNMGINQAKIGIDESTAFFISDGMAQAAPQQRFVSATSVTAGCRMIKSVDEIALMQRAKDMTLEVHKATASILREGITTAEVEDFINQAHYAVGAVKGSYFCIVLFGEDTAYPHGVKSPKALALNDTVLIDTGCQLQGYNSDITRTYVFGEANDRQRQLWQLEQDAQIAAFDAAQIGTSCSDVDAAARTVLEAAGFGPDYKLPGLPHRTGHGIGLDIHEWPYLVRNDITPLAVGMCFSNEPMICVPGEFGIRHEDHFYMTAQGPKWFTAPAKSIDDPFYLA; encoded by the coding sequence ATGACAATGGGTGTCGGCGGCGCAAGCCCACAACAAGCATTAGCCACATTAGCCAATATGACCGATGGCATGGCGGCGATAAGTGATGATGAGTTTACCCAACGTATTCAATATGCTCAGCGATTAATGACACAGCATGGCTTGGATGCTATTTATGTTAATGCGGGCACTAATTTGTACTATTTTACCGGTACATCGTGGTTTGCGAGTGAGCGTATGGTGGGAGCGATTATTCCAGCCGTTGGTGAGGTGCAGTATATTGCCCCCGCTTTTGAACTCGATACCTTACAGGGGTACATGATCATTAAAGGTCGAGTAAATACTTGGCATGAAGATGAAAGCCCATTCCAGCTATTTGCCGATGTGTTAGTTAACATGGGCATTAACCAAGCAAAAATCGGTATTGATGAGTCAACCGCCTTTTTTATTAGCGATGGCATGGCTCAAGCTGCGCCTCAGCAACGGTTTGTGAGTGCAACAAGTGTGACGGCGGGTTGTCGGATGATTAAGTCGGTTGATGAAATTGCCTTAATGCAGCGGGCTAAGGACATGACCCTTGAAGTGCATAAAGCGACGGCCAGTATATTACGTGAGGGCATCACCACCGCTGAAGTTGAAGACTTTATTAATCAAGCTCATTATGCTGTGGGTGCCGTAAAAGGCTCGTATTTTTGCATCGTATTATTCGGTGAAGATACCGCTTATCCCCATGGGGTTAAATCGCCTAAGGCGCTAGCATTAAATGACACTGTATTAATTGATACGGGTTGCCAGTTACAGGGTTATAACTCTGATATTACTCGCACTTATGTGTTTGGTGAAGCCAATGATCGCCAACGTCAATTATGGCAACTTGAGCAAGATGCGCAAATTGCGGCATTTGATGCGGCGCAAATTGGCACATCTTGTAGCGATGTGGACGCAGCCGCTCGTACAGTGCTAGAAGCGGCTGGCTTTGGTCCAGATTATAAGCTGCCGGGTTTACCTCATCGTACCGGCCATGGCATAGGTTTAGACATTCATGAATGGCCATACTTGGTTCGCAATGATATTACGCCGTTAGCCGTTGGCATGTGTTTTAGCAACGAGCCAATGATATGTGTGCCAGGCGAGTTTGGTATCCGTCATGAAGATCATTTCTACATGACAGCCCAAGGGCCAAAATGGTTTACAGCGCCCGCAAAATCGATTGACGATCCGTTTTACCTAGCATGA